One genomic window of Xanthobacter dioxanivorans includes the following:
- a CDS encoding response regulator transcription factor, translating into MSQYPLVTIVDDDDAVRTAIESLVRSLGLRTSTFASADAFLDSGRVKDTDCLITDVQMPGMSGIELQSRLRGQGSTVPVIFVTAFPEERIRRQVMEAGAIGFLSKPFDGGTMIACIDQALSAAN; encoded by the coding sequence GTGTCACAGTATCCGTTGGTCACCATCGTCGATGACGACGATGCCGTGCGTACAGCCATAGAGAGCCTGGTGCGGTCGCTGGGCCTGCGGACCAGCACGTTCGCTTCGGCGGACGCGTTTCTGGACTCGGGCCGGGTGAAGGACACGGACTGCCTGATCACCGACGTGCAGATGCCGGGCATGTCGGGGATCGAGCTCCAGTCGCGGCTGCGCGGGCAAGGCAGTACCGTGCCGGTCATCTTCGTCACCGCCTTTCCCGAGGAGCGCATTCGCCGGCAGGTCATGGAGGCCGGAGCGATCGGGTTCCTCAGCAAGCCCTTCGATGGCGGCACCATGATCGCGTGCATCGACCAGGCGCTTTCGGCGGCCAACTGA
- a CDS encoding efflux RND transporter periplasmic adaptor subunit codes for MSNTKARRRALSIIAAVAAMGAAYGGVTLAGVDAATEQGASAPAPVPAEVSTVERRNVPVYVTGIGTVEPFNTVTIRSRIDGELQQVLFDEGKDIRKGDLLAVIDPRTFEAALDQAKARLQQDTAALANAQLILDRDVKLGKSDFVSVQAVDNQRSVVEQLTAQTEQDRALISTAQTQLSYTRIVSPIDGRAGLRLVDQGNIVHATDANGLVVINQLHPITVISTIPQVDVPAIRAALAAGNVEAQAVSHENGSVLDVGTVALTDNQIDPQSGTLRLKSVFPNTADQLWPGQFVDVNVRVEVLADALTVPSDAIQRGPDGEFVFAVGADEKVAVAPVKVRQIADGIAVVERGVSAGQRVVVRGQYRLAPGIRIAPKSLQGG; via the coding sequence ATGTCGAACACAAAAGCGCGGCGGCGCGCGCTCTCGATCATCGCCGCGGTTGCCGCCATGGGCGCTGCCTATGGTGGTGTCACGCTGGCCGGTGTGGATGCCGCCACGGAGCAAGGCGCATCGGCGCCGGCCCCGGTGCCGGCGGAGGTGTCCACGGTGGAGCGGCGCAATGTGCCCGTCTACGTGACCGGCATCGGCACCGTCGAGCCCTTCAACACGGTCACCATCCGCTCAAGGATCGACGGCGAGCTGCAGCAGGTGCTTTTCGACGAAGGCAAGGACATCAGGAAGGGCGACCTTCTCGCGGTCATCGATCCGCGGACCTTTGAGGCGGCGCTGGATCAGGCCAAGGCGCGGCTCCAGCAGGATACCGCCGCCCTCGCCAACGCGCAGCTCATCCTCGATCGCGACGTCAAGCTGGGCAAGAGCGATTTCGTGAGCGTGCAGGCCGTCGACAACCAGCGCAGCGTGGTGGAGCAGCTCACGGCCCAGACGGAGCAGGACCGGGCGCTGATCAGCACGGCGCAGACGCAGCTCTCCTACACCCGCATCGTCTCGCCCATCGACGGGCGTGCCGGCCTGCGGCTCGTCGACCAGGGCAACATCGTCCACGCCACCGATGCCAACGGTCTCGTGGTCATCAACCAGCTTCACCCCATCACCGTGATCTCGACGATCCCCCAGGTGGACGTTCCCGCCATCCGCGCGGCGCTCGCCGCCGGCAATGTGGAGGCGCAGGCCGTTTCCCACGAGAACGGATCGGTCCTCGATGTGGGCACCGTCGCACTGACGGACAACCAGATCGACCCGCAGAGCGGCACGCTGCGCCTCAAATCGGTCTTTCCCAACACGGCGGACCAGCTCTGGCCCGGTCAGTTCGTGGATGTGAACGTGCGTGTGGAGGTCCTCGCCGATGCCCTCACCGTGCCGTCCGATGCCATCCAGCGCGGCCCCGATGGCGAGTTCGTCTTCGCGGTCGGCGCGGATGAAAAGGTGGCGGTTGCGCCGGTGAAGGTCCGGCAGATCGCCGATGGCATCGCCGTCGTCGAGCGCGGGGTGAGCGCGGGCCAGCGCGTCGTCGTGCGCGGGCAGTACCGCCTTGCCCCCGGTATCCGCATCGCACCGAAATCCCTCCAGGGGGGCTGA
- a CDS encoding efflux RND transporter permease subunit, with protein sequence MSLSSWFIRHPIGTSLLMAALLVAGAVSFPLLPVAPLPNVDFPTLQVSTQLPGASPEIIASAVTQPLERQFGEIPGVAQMTSVSTLGNSSITLQFNLDVNIDTAAQGVQTAINAAGGQLPTNLPAPPTYREVNPADPPILVLALSSRTLPITDVDDFAENVLEQHVSQIGGVGQVLVFGQQKPSVRIQVDPAKVANLGLSLEDLRQAIISTTVNDPKGAVQGAHRTFTLFDNDQLTSAAPWLDAILAYRDGAPVRVRDIGTAVDAPENEQLAAWANGTQAILLPVFKLPGANVISTVEQIKAQLPALLAAAPAGIELQILSDRTQTIRASVDDVEKTLVITVVLVVAVIFVFLRSLMATLIPSVAVPLAVVGTFAAMYALGYSLDNLSLMGLSIAVGFVVDDAIVMLENIERHLEMGKTPLQAALDGSAEIGFTILSISLSLIAVFIPLLLMGGLVGRLFREFAVTVTITIAMSALVSLTLTPTMCALFMKPKGAARHGRLYRWSERGFDALLAAYRTTLDMALDHHRVTLAAFVVAMAATGGLFYAIPKGFFPQQDTGLIIGVSEAAQDISFADMVQRQLELGKIVAADPDVATVGMAVGASSGQTVNNGRLFITLKPRDQRAASAFQIIDRLNAKLAGVEGAALFLQAAQDLNVGGRVARTQFQYTLQDGNIDELNAWAPKLLAKLKTLPELTGLATDLQSGGATLTLTVDRNQASRLGISPADIDNTLYDAFGQRQVTQYFTQLNSYHVILELLPQLQNSPHALDGIYLKSPLTGEQVPLRVLAKWTSQPTSFLSINHQSQFPSVTLSFNLARGVALGDAVAAIKRAEAEIAKPATLIGTFQGNAQAFQSSLASEPYLVAAALLVIYVILGVLYESYVHPLTILSTLPSAGLGALIMLWMFGFDFSIIALVGVILLIGIVKKNGIMIVDFAIARERGEGLSAHDAIREACLLRFRPILMTTFAALLAGVPLMLGHGTGSELRQPLGYAIVGGLVVSQLLTLYTTPVIYLYLDRLAHLKGRANAGESSAMPSP encoded by the coding sequence ATGTCGCTCTCGTCCTGGTTCATCCGCCACCCGATCGGAACCTCGCTGCTGATGGCCGCCTTGCTCGTGGCCGGCGCGGTGAGCTTTCCGCTCCTTCCGGTCGCGCCCCTGCCCAATGTGGATTTCCCGACCCTCCAGGTCTCCACCCAGCTGCCGGGCGCGAGCCCGGAGATCATCGCCTCGGCCGTGACCCAGCCACTGGAGCGGCAGTTCGGCGAGATCCCCGGCGTGGCGCAAATGACCTCCGTCAGCACGCTCGGCAACAGTTCCATCACGCTGCAGTTCAATCTCGACGTGAATATCGATACGGCTGCGCAGGGCGTGCAGACGGCCATCAACGCCGCCGGCGGCCAGCTCCCCACCAACCTCCCCGCGCCACCCACCTACAGGGAGGTCAATCCCGCCGACCCGCCCATCCTGGTCCTGGCGCTGAGCTCGCGCACCCTGCCGATCACCGACGTCGACGACTTCGCGGAGAATGTGCTCGAGCAGCATGTCAGCCAGATCGGCGGGGTCGGCCAGGTGCTGGTCTTCGGCCAGCAGAAGCCCTCGGTCCGCATCCAGGTCGATCCGGCCAAGGTGGCCAATCTCGGCCTGTCGCTGGAGGACCTGCGGCAGGCCATCATATCGACCACGGTGAACGATCCGAAGGGGGCCGTGCAGGGCGCCCACCGCACGTTCACGCTGTTCGACAACGACCAGCTCACCAGCGCGGCGCCCTGGCTCGACGCCATCCTCGCCTATCGCGACGGCGCCCCGGTGCGGGTCCGCGATATCGGCACCGCCGTCGACGCGCCCGAGAACGAACAGCTCGCCGCCTGGGCGAACGGCACGCAGGCGATCCTGCTGCCGGTCTTCAAGCTGCCGGGCGCCAACGTCATCAGCACGGTGGAGCAGATCAAGGCGCAGCTGCCGGCGCTCCTCGCCGCCGCGCCGGCCGGCATCGAGCTGCAGATCCTGAGCGACCGCACGCAGACCATCCGCGCGTCCGTGGACGATGTGGAGAAGACGCTCGTCATCACGGTGGTGCTCGTGGTGGCGGTGATCTTCGTCTTCCTGCGCAGCCTGATGGCGACGCTGATCCCCTCCGTCGCCGTCCCCCTCGCCGTGGTGGGCACCTTCGCGGCCATGTATGCCCTGGGCTACAGTCTCGACAATCTCTCGCTCATGGGCCTGAGCATCGCCGTCGGCTTCGTGGTGGACGACGCCATCGTCATGCTGGAGAACATCGAGCGCCACCTGGAGATGGGCAAGACGCCGCTTCAGGCCGCGCTCGACGGCTCGGCCGAGATCGGATTCACCATTCTCTCCATCAGCCTTTCGCTCATCGCGGTGTTCATTCCCCTGCTGCTGATGGGTGGCCTCGTCGGCCGGCTGTTCCGCGAGTTCGCCGTCACCGTGACCATCACCATCGCCATGTCGGCGCTGGTGTCGCTGACACTGACGCCGACGATGTGCGCCCTGTTCATGAAGCCGAAGGGCGCGGCGCGGCATGGCCGGCTCTACCGATGGTCGGAGCGCGGATTCGACGCGCTGCTGGCCGCCTACCGCACGACCCTCGACATGGCCCTCGACCACCACCGGGTGACGCTTGCCGCCTTCGTCGTCGCGATGGCGGCCACGGGTGGCCTGTTCTACGCCATTCCCAAGGGATTCTTCCCGCAGCAGGACACCGGGCTGATCATCGGCGTGTCGGAGGCGGCGCAGGACATTTCCTTCGCCGACATGGTGCAGCGGCAGCTCGAGCTCGGAAAGATCGTCGCGGCTGATCCCGACGTCGCGACCGTCGGCATGGCGGTGGGGGCGTCGAGTGGCCAGACGGTGAACAACGGCCGCCTGTTCATCACCCTGAAGCCGCGCGACCAGCGCGCCGCGTCCGCCTTCCAGATCATCGACCGGCTGAATGCGAAGCTCGCCGGGGTGGAGGGCGCCGCGCTGTTCCTGCAGGCGGCGCAGGACCTCAATGTCGGCGGCCGTGTCGCGCGCACCCAGTTCCAGTACACCCTGCAGGACGGCAACATCGACGAGCTGAACGCCTGGGCGCCGAAGCTGCTGGCGAAGCTGAAGACCCTGCCCGAGCTCACCGGCCTCGCCACCGACCTGCAGTCGGGCGGCGCCACGCTGACGCTCACCGTCGACCGCAACCAGGCCTCGCGGCTCGGCATCAGCCCGGCCGATATCGACAACACGCTTTATGACGCCTTCGGCCAGCGGCAGGTGACGCAGTATTTCACCCAGCTGAACAGCTATCACGTCATCCTGGAGCTGCTGCCCCAGCTGCAGAACTCGCCGCATGCGCTGGACGGGATCTACCTGAAGTCGCCGCTCACCGGCGAGCAGGTGCCCCTGAGGGTGCTGGCCAAATGGACCTCGCAGCCGACCAGCTTCCTGTCCATCAACCACCAGTCCCAGTTCCCGTCGGTGACGCTGTCCTTCAACCTCGCCCGCGGCGTCGCGCTCGGCGACGCGGTGGCGGCGATCAAGCGGGCGGAGGCGGAGATCGCCAAGCCGGCGACGCTCATTGGCACCTTCCAGGGCAATGCGCAGGCGTTCCAGTCCTCGCTGGCCAGCGAGCCTTACCTGGTGGCGGCGGCGCTGCTGGTGATCTACGTGATCCTCGGCGTCCTCTATGAAAGCTACGTCCATCCGCTGACCATCCTCTCGACCCTGCCGTCGGCGGGCCTCGGCGCGCTGATCATGCTGTGGATGTTCGGCTTCGACTTCTCCATCATCGCCCTGGTCGGGGTGATCCTGCTGATCGGCATCGTCAAGAAGAACGGCATCATGATCGTCGACTTCGCCATCGCGCGAGAGCGCGGCGAGGGCCTGTCGGCGCACGACGCCATCCGCGAGGCGTGCCTGCTGCGCTTCCGGCCGATCCTGATGACCACGTTCGCGGCGCTGCTGGCCGGTGTTCCGCTGATGCTCGGCCACGGCACCGGCTCCGAGCTGCGCCAGCCGCTCGGCTACGCCATCGTCGGAGGGTTGGTGGTGAGCCAGTTGCTGACCCTCTACACCACGCCGGTCATCTATCTCTACCTCGACCGGCTCGCGCACCTGAAAGGGCGCGCGAATGCCGGAGAAAGTTCCGCCATGCCCTCCCCGTAA
- a CDS encoding sensor histidine kinase — protein sequence MRVKPQPRRVFMLGVALALAVVIFAIDTLSPLDMAIAVLYAVVVLFLTNEVERRTLLLVGAACVGLTMLSFTIMHRENYNLASVMRCIVSIAAISVTTLLSLKNQKATRALREQADLLDLSHDAVFVRGDSDIITYWNQGAERLYGWPRAEAVGRKASQLLHTVFPESPLEIREAVHRAGRWEGELSHTRRDGTPVVVMSRWSLQRDARGRPIATMETNSDITQRKRAEDGLHQAQAELAHVTRVATMGELTASIAHEINQPLAAVVTNGEACLRWLGRDVPDLGEAKSAVEQMIRNGRRASEVVARLRALARRGEPLRLPVDINEATGEALLLLERELSNHRVALDLSLDPKGPHVLGDRVQLQQVLINLALNAIQAMDAVPEARRCLHLETSTRDEAGQRRVLIKITDTGPGVDPQNLPLLFNAFYSTKSDGMGMGLSISRSIIEAHNGLVSATLVEGGGMCFSVTLSEHEEPSS from the coding sequence GTGCGCGTGAAGCCGCAGCCCAGGAGAGTATTCATGCTGGGGGTGGCGCTTGCCCTCGCGGTCGTGATCTTCGCCATCGATACGCTCTCGCCGCTCGATATGGCGATCGCCGTCCTGTATGCCGTCGTCGTGCTGTTCCTGACGAACGAGGTGGAGCGGCGGACGCTTCTGCTGGTCGGCGCCGCCTGTGTCGGGCTCACCATGCTGAGCTTCACCATCATGCACCGCGAGAACTACAACCTCGCCTCCGTCATGCGCTGCATCGTCAGCATCGCGGCCATCTCGGTGACGACGCTGCTCTCGCTCAAGAACCAGAAGGCGACGCGCGCGCTCCGCGAGCAGGCGGACCTGCTCGACCTGTCCCACGACGCCGTTTTCGTGCGCGGCGATTCGGACATTATCACCTACTGGAATCAAGGTGCCGAGCGGCTCTATGGCTGGCCGCGCGCCGAGGCCGTGGGCCGCAAGGCCAGCCAGCTTCTGCACACCGTCTTTCCGGAATCGCCGCTCGAGATTCGCGAGGCGGTCCATCGGGCGGGCCGGTGGGAAGGCGAGCTCTCCCACACCCGGCGCGATGGAACACCCGTCGTGGTCATGAGCCGCTGGTCGCTGCAGCGCGACGCGCGCGGCCGGCCGATAGCGACCATGGAAACGAACAGCGACATCACCCAACGAAAGCGCGCCGAAGACGGTCTGCATCAGGCGCAGGCGGAGCTCGCCCATGTCACGCGCGTCGCCACCATGGGCGAGCTGACCGCCTCCATCGCCCACGAGATCAACCAGCCACTGGCCGCCGTGGTCACCAACGGAGAGGCATGCCTGCGCTGGCTGGGGCGCGACGTGCCGGATCTCGGCGAGGCGAAATCCGCGGTCGAGCAGATGATCCGCAACGGCCGGCGCGCCAGCGAGGTGGTGGCCCGCCTGCGCGCCCTCGCGCGCCGGGGCGAGCCCCTGCGCCTGCCGGTGGACATCAACGAGGCCACGGGCGAAGCGCTGCTCCTGCTGGAGCGCGAACTCTCCAATCATCGCGTGGCGCTCGACCTGTCGCTCGACCCGAAGGGACCCCACGTCCTCGGCGACCGGGTCCAGTTGCAGCAGGTCCTCATCAATCTTGCACTGAATGCCATCCAGGCGATGGATGCGGTGCCGGAAGCCCGGCGGTGCCTCCATCTGGAGACGAGCACCAGGGACGAGGCGGGGCAACGCCGGGTGCTGATCAAGATCACCGATACCGGCCCGGGCGTCGACCCCCAAAATCTTCCGTTGCTGTTCAACGCGTTCTACAGCACCAAGAGCGACGGGATGGGCATGGGCCTGTCCATCTCCCGCTCGATCATCGAGGCGCACAATGGCCTTGTCTCCGCCACCCTCGTCGAGGGGGGAGGAATGTGCTTCAGCGTGACGCTATCCGAGCATGAGGAGCCCTCGTCGTGA
- a CDS encoding response regulator transcription factor → MSLRPQSQPPAPSGEPLVIVVDDDADLRAALSSLFRSVGLRVELFASAAELLAAKLPDVPRCLVLDIRLPGVSGLDFQAQLAKSPSEMPIIFMTGHGDIPMSVRAMKAGAVDFLTKPFRDQDMLDAVTAALDADRTRREAQKAVANVQGLFETLTVREKQIMALVTSGLMNKQIAAEVGLSEITVKIHRGHVMRKMEAKSLADLVRMAETLGMAKAGR, encoded by the coding sequence GTGAGCCTTCGCCCGCAGTCCCAGCCGCCCGCGCCGTCCGGCGAGCCCCTCGTCATCGTGGTCGATGACGACGCCGACCTGCGCGCCGCGCTCTCCAGCCTGTTCCGTTCGGTCGGCCTTCGGGTGGAGCTTTTCGCATCCGCCGCCGAACTGCTCGCGGCGAAGCTGCCGGATGTCCCGCGCTGCCTCGTGCTCGATATCCGGCTGCCGGGGGTGAGCGGCCTCGACTTTCAGGCCCAGCTCGCGAAGTCGCCGTCGGAAATGCCCATCATCTTCATGACCGGCCACGGCGACATACCCATGTCGGTGCGGGCGATGAAGGCGGGGGCGGTCGATTTCCTCACCAAGCCTTTCCGCGACCAGGACATGCTCGACGCGGTCACCGCCGCCCTCGACGCCGACCGGACCCGGCGCGAGGCGCAAAAGGCCGTCGCCAATGTCCAGGGGCTGTTCGAGACGCTGACCGTCCGCGAAAAGCAGATCATGGCGCTGGTCACCTCCGGTCTGATGAACAAGCAGATCGCCGCCGAGGTGGGACTGAGCGAGATCACGGTCAAGATCCATCGTGGCCACGTGATGCGGAAGATGGAGGCGAAGTCGCTCGCCGACCTGGTGCGCATGGCCGAGACGCTGGGCATGGCCAAGGCCGGGCGATGA
- a CDS encoding cupin domain-containing protein has protein sequence MEDLSRRKLLALGALTGATVASGAAQAATFGNPDEPPQGAINSTPGALSNPGPQNPVLEGQFPSFQNPPATDVGDMPMLWSSFNIMPKRVQAGGWARQVTATEFPAATSVSAVNMRLGPGGVRELHWHLAGEWGLMTNGRCRVTLLDQQGRAYVQDVGPGDLWFFPAGCPHSLQGLGEDGCEFLIVFDNAFQSEFNTLLVTDWLAHTPPEVLGQNFGVSPSVFRNIPLHDLWIFQGKEPGPLAADQAMVASGGVPPEPFTFSLTATKPVKENAAGSIQLADSRTFKVSTTIAGAIETIRPGALRQMHWHPNADEWQYWIKGQGRMTVFNAGPRAHTIDFKAGDIGVVPKSQGHYIQNTGTEDVQVLAIFRAPEYQEVDLSDWLTHTPPQLVAQHLNIDPAELAKFPKSQLGIQPG, from the coding sequence ATGGAAGACCTCTCCCGCCGCAAGCTTCTCGCCCTCGGCGCCCTGACCGGCGCCACCGTCGCCAGCGGCGCGGCGCAGGCCGCCACCTTCGGCAATCCCGACGAGCCGCCTCAGGGCGCCATCAATTCGACGCCCGGCGCGCTTTCCAATCCCGGCCCGCAGAACCCGGTTCTGGAAGGCCAGTTCCCCTCGTTCCAGAACCCGCCCGCGACCGACGTCGGCGACATGCCCATGCTATGGTCCTCCTTCAACATCATGCCGAAGCGGGTGCAGGCCGGCGGCTGGGCGCGTCAGGTGACGGCGACGGAATTCCCCGCCGCGACCTCCGTGTCGGCGGTCAACATGCGCCTTGGACCGGGCGGCGTGCGCGAGCTGCATTGGCACCTGGCGGGCGAATGGGGCCTGATGACCAACGGGCGGTGCCGCGTAACGCTGCTCGACCAGCAGGGGCGGGCCTATGTGCAGGATGTGGGGCCCGGCGATCTCTGGTTCTTCCCGGCTGGATGCCCCCATTCGCTCCAGGGACTGGGAGAGGACGGCTGCGAATTCCTGATCGTCTTCGACAATGCCTTCCAGTCCGAGTTCAACACCCTGCTGGTGACCGACTGGCTGGCGCACACCCCGCCCGAGGTGCTGGGCCAGAATTTCGGCGTCTCCCCCAGCGTTTTCCGCAACATCCCCCTGCACGACCTCTGGATCTTCCAGGGCAAGGAGCCGGGGCCGCTGGCGGCGGACCAGGCGATGGTGGCCTCCGGCGGGGTTCCGCCCGAGCCTTTCACCTTCTCTCTTACGGCGACCAAGCCGGTGAAGGAGAACGCGGCCGGCAGCATCCAGCTCGCCGACAGCCGCACCTTCAAAGTCTCCACCACCATCGCCGGCGCCATCGAGACCATCCGACCGGGCGCCCTGCGGCAGATGCACTGGCATCCCAACGCTGACGAATGGCAGTATTGGATCAAGGGCCAGGGCCGCATGACGGTGTTCAATGCCGGGCCGCGAGCCCACACCATCGACTTCAAGGCCGGCGATATCGGTGTCGTCCCCAAAAGCCAGGGTCATTACATCCAGAACACCGGCACCGAGGACGTGCAGGTTCTCGCGATCTTCAGGGCGCCCGAGTACCAGGAGGTGGATCTTTCCGACTGGCTCACGCACACCCCGCCGCAGCTCGTGGCGCAGCACCTGAACATCGATCCGGCCGAGCTGGCGAAATTCCCGAAGAGCCAGCTCGGAATACAGCCCGGGTGA